The genomic segment TGGCCATAGAGCCGATGCGGCACGAGCGCCTCGTCCGCCGCGGTCGGCCGCGCCGTGATGATGCGGAGGTCACGATAGACCTGCATGGAATCGGCATTGATGACGACGCCGCCGGCGGCGAGCGCAAGCTCGAGCGCCAGCGCCGACTTGCCGCTGGCGGTCGGGCCTGCGATAAGCACGGCCTTGCTCGAATGCCCCTCGCTCACGAAAACCTCAAATGTCCCTCGTCGCCACGCTGATCTGCAATCCTGACAATCCCGCGCTCGACTCGACCATCGTCGACGGCGCCCGCGCCGTGCTGCCGCAGGCGGCGCCCGCGCACTGGCTGTTCGACGGGGTTGCGGTCGACATCCCCTTCGGCGCCGACAGTAACCTCGCAGGCGACCGCCACGCCATCGAGCAGCGGTTGCGCGAGCTCCGCGGCGACCTGCCCATCGACATCGTCGTGCAGCCTGTTGGCTCCAGGCGCAAGAAGCTTTTTCTCGCCGACATGGATTCCACCATGATCGGCCAGGAATGCATCGACGAGCTCGCCGATTTCGTCGGGGTCAAGGCGCATGTCGCAGGCATCACCGAGCGTGCGATGCGCGGCGAGATCGAGTTCGAGCCGGCGCTGCGCGAGCGCGTCGCGCTGCTCAAGGACCTGCCGGCCAGCGCGGTCGACGAGGTGCTGGCCAAGCGCATCACGCTGACGCCGGGCGGCCGCGAGCTGGTCGCGACCATGCGCGCGAACGGCGCCTACACCTGCCTCGTCTCCGGCGGCTTTACTTTGTTCACGCGCGCGGTCGCCGCCAAGATCGGCTTCCAGGAGAACCGCGCCAACGAGCTCGTCGTGCGCGACGGCAAGTTCACCGGCGAAGTGAAGGAACCGATCCTGGGCCGCGCCGCGAAGCTCGCGACGCTGGTGGACCTGATGGAATCGTTCGATCTCGACGACATCGACTCGGTCGTGGTCGGCGACGGCGCCAACGATCTCGCGATGATCCAGGCCGCGGGGCTGGGTGTGGCCTATCACGCCAAGCCCGCCGTGGCGGCGGCTGCGGCGGCGCGGATCGATCACGGCGATCTCACTGCGCTGCTTTATGCGCAGGGGTATCGGCGCGACGAGTTCGTGGAGGGCTAGCCGCCCTTGCTGCACGCTCAGCAGCCGTAGGTGGGCAAACGCGCCCTTGCGCCGTGCCCACCCTTGTTGCCGCGAGGGTAGAAAGATGGTGGGCACGCTTCGCTTTGCCCACCCTACAGGACCGTGCCTTTCCTACTGCACGCTCAGCGCGACAAACCGCAGCTCGCCGTCGCCGTTCGAGACCAGCAGCAGCACCGATTTCTTGCCGTCCTTCTTGAGCTGGTCGACCCGCTTCTGGATGTCGGCGCCGCTCGACACCGCCTCCTGCGCCACCTCGACGATGACGTCGCCGGCGGACAGACGCTTCTCGGCGGCGTCCGAATTGGCGTCAACATTGGTGACGACCACGCCCTTGACGCTCTCCTTGATCTTGTAGCGCGTACGCAGATCCTTGCTCAGCGCTGCGAGATCGAGGCCGAGCGCCTTCTGCGTCACCGGCTTCTCCGGCGCCGGCTCGTCGGTCTTCACCGCCGCCTGCACCTTGTCGGGATCCTGGAGGCGGCCGAGCGTGACCTTCTTGATCTCTTCCTGGCCCTTGCGGATGATGACGACGTCGACCTCCTTGCCGACCGCGGTGTCGGCGACGACGCGGGACAGGTCCTTCGGGTCCTTGACGTCCTTGCCGTCGAACTTGACGACGACGTCGCCGGGCTCGATCCCGGCGGGCTTGGCCGGGCCCTTGTCGTCGACGCCGGCGACCAGCGCACCGCGCGCGGGCTTGATGTTGAGGCTTTCGGCGATCTCGTCGGTGACGCTCTGGATGCGCACGCCGAGCCAGCCGCGGCGCAGCTCGCCGAACTGGCGGAGCTGGTCGACGACGCCCACCACCGTCTTCGACGGCACGGCGAAGCCGATGCCGATGGAGCCGCCGGACGGCGAGATGATCAGCGTGTTGACGCCGATGACGTCGCCGTCGAGGTTGAACAGCGGACCACCGGAATTGCCGCGGTTGATGGAGGCGTCGGTCTGGATGTAGCTGTCGTACGGCCCGGAGGAGATGTCGCGGTTCTTGGCCGAGACGATGCCGGCCGTCACCGTACCACCGAGACTGAAGGGATTGCCGATCGCGACCACCCAGTCGCCGAGGCGCAGCTTGTCGCTATCGCCGAACTTCACCGCGACCAGCGGCTTCGGCGGCTTGATCTTGAGCACGGCGAGATCGGTCTTCTTGTCGACGCCGACCAGCTCGGCCTTGATCTTGGTGCCGTCGTTGAGGATGACGTGGATCTCGTCGGCATCCGCAATGACGTGGTTGTTGGTGACGACGACGCCCGCCGTGTCGATGATGAAGCCGCTTCCGAGCGAGTTGGTCTTGCGCGGCGGGTTGTTGTCGCCGCGCTCGCCGCCCTTGCTGCCGCCGCCGGGACCCCGGCGGTTCTTGAAGAAGTCGTCAAAGAACTCCTCGAACGGCGAGCCGGGCGGCAGTTGCGGCATGGTGTTGCTGCCGCCCCCCTTGGCCTCGACCGTCTGCGAGGTCGAGATGTTGACGACCGCGTCGATCACCTTCTCGGCGACGTCGGCGATGCCATCCGGTCCGCGCGCATGGGCCGGCGTGCCGAACGCGCTGAAAGCACCGACGGCGAGCGCGGCCAGCCCAATTCGCACACCAAGTCGCACGCGGCGGCGCGAGCGGGACGGGGCAATGGTGGCAGCGGTCATTGTGATCTCCAGACAAAGGGATTTGGCGCCAGACTGCGCTCGAACGGGGGCACGGCGCAAGCGCGGAGCTTCACGGGCCTCAAGAGCCCGATAATACGGCGAAAACCAGTCTGGCGCCTTCACTTTGGCGTTGGCCGAAGCCCTAAATCGGCCGACGCATAACCCAGATCAGGACCAGTCCGGCCACGGCCGAGGCAATCCCGACCGCCCGCAGGATGTTGTCCGGAGTGGCGATGGCGCTTTTCATGGCTTTGCGCATCCAGTTCGGACTGGCTGCGAACATCAAGCCTTCGAGCACGAACAGGATGCCTAGGCCGATGAGGAAGTCGGCGAACGCAATGGACCTCATCGGAATGGAACCTCCCGTTATGCTGTTCTTGTCTGGACAAAGGGCGGCGAAATCCGCCGCCCTTGTCTAGCTTACGGCTTCGTCGGCGTCTCGGTTGCCGTCTTGCCGGACGGGTTACCGAAGTACCGGAAGAAATCCGAATCCGGCCGCAGCAGGAAGCGGGTGTCGTTGGCACGCAGCCCGTTCTCATAGGCCGTCATCGACCGGTAGAAGGCGAAGAAGTCGGCGTCCTTGCCGTAGGCCTCCGCAAACAGGCGGTTGCGCTCGGCATCGCCCGCGCCGCGGGTCTGCTCGGCCTGCGAATTGGCCTCCGCGACGATGACGGTCGCCTCGCGGTCGGCCTTGGACTTGATCTCCTGGGCCTTCTGGCCACCCTGTGCCCGGAACTCGGCGGCCTCGCGCTCACGCTCCGTCTTCATGCGCAGATAGACCGCCTGGCTGTTCTGCTCCGGCAGATCGGCGCGGCGGATCCGGACGTCGACGACCTGAATGCCGTAGCCGTCGGCCTCGCGGTCGAGCTGGTCGCGGATGCGCAGCATCAGCTTCTCGCGGTCGTCGCGCACCACGTTGATGAACGTGACCTCGCCGAGCACGCGGCGCAGCGCCGCGTTCAGGAGCGTGGTGAGCTGGATGTTGGCGGCCTGGATCGAGCCGACGCTCTGATAGAAGCGCAGCGCATCCTTGATGCGGTAGCGCGCAAAGGCGTCGACCACGAGCCGCTTCTGGTCGGAGGCGATCGCCTCCTGCGACGGGTTCTCCAGGTCTAGGATCCGCTTGTCGATGTTGATCACCGAATTCCACGGCGCCTTGAAATGCAGGCCGGGCGCGGTGACGACGTCGACCGGCCTGCCGAACTGGAGCACGATCGTCTGCTCGGTCTGCTGCACCGTGAACAGCGACATGTAGGCCACGATCAGGACCAGGAGCAGCCCGATCAGCGTGACGAAACCTGTAACCGGAGACCTCATCGGCTTGCTCCGCTCGACTGCGGACCGGGTGTCCGTTTGGGCGCCAGTTCGGGAAGCGGCAGATAGGGCACGACGCCTTGGCCTGAGGGGCCACCGTCATAGACGAGCTTGTCGGCGCCGCCGAGCACGCGCTCCATCGTCTCCAGATAAATCCGTTCTCGCGTCACGTCGGGCGCCTTCTTGTATTCCTCGTACACCTTCAGGAAGCGCGCGCTCTGGCCCTTGGCCTCGGCAACCGCCTGCTCCTTGTAGCCCTCGGCGTCCTGGAGGATCTTGGCTGCCCGTCCATGCGCCTGCGGCACGACCTGGTTGGCGTAAGTGTGCGCCTCGTTTTGCAGCTGCTCGAGATTGGCACGGGCCGCCTGCACGTCGCGGAAGGCGTCGATCACCTGCGCCGGCGGATCGACCTTCTGCATCTGCACCTGGGTGATGAGAATGCCTGCGCCGTAGCTGTCGAGGGTCTTCTGGATCAGCTCCTGCACACGCTGCTCGATCGTGTTGCGGGCGCCGGTCAGGATCGGCTGGATCTGCGAACGGCCGATCACCTCACGCATCGCGCTCTCGGAGACCGCCTTCACGGTACCTTCGGGATTCTGGATGTTGAAGAGGAATTCGCCGATGCCGTCCGGCTTGATGCGCCAGAGCACGGTGAAGTCAACGTCGACGATGTTTTCGTCGCCGGTCAGCATCAGGCTCTCTTCAGGCACGTCGCGAATGGAGCGGCCGCGCCGCGCCGGATCGTCGATCAGCGTCATGCCGACGGAGATGGTGTTGACGCGCAGCGCCTTGGGCAGCAGCACTGTCTCGATTGGATAGGGCAGATGATAGTTCAGGCCGGGCTGCACGGTGCGGACATGCTTGCCGAAGCGCAGCACGACGCCGAGCTCTTCGGACTGCACGCGGAAGAAGCCCGACAGCAGCCAGAATGCGACGATCAGCAGGATGATCAGCGTGATGCCGATGCCGGAGAAATAGCCGCCCGGCATGATCTGCTGGAGGCGG from the Bradyrhizobium sp. WBAH42 genome contains:
- the serB gene encoding phosphoserine phosphatase SerB yields the protein MSLVATLICNPDNPALDSTIVDGARAVLPQAAPAHWLFDGVAVDIPFGADSNLAGDRHAIEQRLRELRGDLPIDIVVQPVGSRRKKLFLADMDSTMIGQECIDELADFVGVKAHVAGITERAMRGEIEFEPALRERVALLKDLPASAVDEVLAKRITLTPGGRELVATMRANGAYTCLVSGGFTLFTRAVAAKIGFQENRANELVVRDGKFTGEVKEPILGRAAKLATLVDLMESFDLDDIDSVVVGDGANDLAMIQAAGLGVAYHAKPAVAAAAAARIDHGDLTALLYAQGYRRDEFVEG
- a CDS encoding Do family serine endopeptidase is translated as MTAATIAPSRSRRRVRLGVRIGLAALAVGAFSAFGTPAHARGPDGIADVAEKVIDAVVNISTSQTVEAKGGGSNTMPQLPPGSPFEEFFDDFFKNRRGPGGGSKGGERGDNNPPRKTNSLGSGFIIDTAGVVVTNNHVIADADEIHVILNDGTKIKAELVGVDKKTDLAVLKIKPPKPLVAVKFGDSDKLRLGDWVVAIGNPFSLGGTVTAGIVSAKNRDISSGPYDSYIQTDASINRGNSGGPLFNLDGDVIGVNTLIISPSGGSIGIGFAVPSKTVVGVVDQLRQFGELRRGWLGVRIQSVTDEIAESLNIKPARGALVAGVDDKGPAKPAGIEPGDVVVKFDGKDVKDPKDLSRVVADTAVGKEVDVVIIRKGQEEIKKVTLGRLQDPDKVQAAVKTDEPAPEKPVTQKALGLDLAALSKDLRTRYKIKESVKGVVVTNVDANSDAAEKRLSAGDVIVEVAQEAVSSGADIQKRVDQLKKDGKKSVLLLVSNGDGELRFVALSVQ
- a CDS encoding DUF2065 domain-containing protein; the encoded protein is MRSIAFADFLIGLGILFVLEGLMFAASPNWMRKAMKSAIATPDNILRAVGIASAVAGLVLIWVMRRPI
- the hflC gene encoding protease modulator HflC, whose amino-acid sequence is MRSPVTGFVTLIGLLLVLIVAYMSLFTVQQTEQTIVLQFGRPVDVVTAPGLHFKAPWNSVINIDKRILDLENPSQEAIASDQKRLVVDAFARYRIKDALRFYQSVGSIQAANIQLTTLLNAALRRVLGEVTFINVVRDDREKLMLRIRDQLDREADGYGIQVVDVRIRRADLPEQNSQAVYLRMKTEREREAAEFRAQGGQKAQEIKSKADREATVIVAEANSQAEQTRGAGDAERNRLFAEAYGKDADFFAFYRSMTAYENGLRANDTRFLLRPDSDFFRYFGNPSGKTATETPTKP
- the hflK gene encoding FtsH protease activity modulator HflK; this translates as MPWKNQGGGPWGSGPKGPWGSGPQPVGPRPPDLEDLLRRGQDRLQQIMPGGYFSGIGITLIILLIVAFWLLSGFFRVQSEELGVVLRFGKHVRTVQPGLNYHLPYPIETVLLPKALRVNTISVGMTLIDDPARRGRSIRDVPEESLMLTGDENIVDVDFTVLWRIKPDGIGEFLFNIQNPEGTVKAVSESAMREVIGRSQIQPILTGARNTIEQRVQELIQKTLDSYGAGILITQVQMQKVDPPAQVIDAFRDVQAARANLEQLQNEAHTYANQVVPQAHGRAAKILQDAEGYKEQAVAEAKGQSARFLKVYEEYKKAPDVTRERIYLETMERVLGGADKLVYDGGPSGQGVVPYLPLPELAPKRTPGPQSSGASR